A window of Nicotiana tabacum cultivar K326 chromosome 24, ASM71507v2, whole genome shotgun sequence contains these coding sequences:
- the LOC107831524 gene encoding pentatricopeptide repeat-containing protein At1g74630-like produces the protein MNSAAENLCLSLLSNCRTLRNLKQIHAFVYKSGLETDPLISAKILLISAVQISDAIDYARRLFIHNPNPDVFMYNTLIRGESESDSPNNSVSSFARMLRESYSPPDSFSFAFALKAAANLRCLKTGFQLHCQAMVRGLDTHLFVGTTLVSMYGECGFVVFARKVFDEMNEPNVVAWNAIITAYFRGNDLSGADRLFGLIPCRDLTTWNVMLAGHTKAGDLERAKGLFLRMPSRDDVSWSTMIVGFARNGYFDEALRVFRELVGSGNRSNEVSLTGVLSACAQAGAFEFGKILHAFIEKMGFAWISSVNNALLDTYSKCGNVLMARLVFERMPGKKSIVSWTSMIAGLAMQGYGEEAIKLFHKMEESGTRPDEITFISILYACSHAGLLERGHEIFSKMTGIYNIEPTIEHYGCMVDLYGRAGQLHKAYNFVVQMPVPPNAIIWRTLLGACSFFGDIELAEQVKKRLSELDPDNSGDHVLLSNIYAVAGKWKDVDTVRRLMAEKNMKKTPGWSMIEVDKVMYSFVAGDKLNDITEEAYNKLSEITLKLKVEGGYVPEVGSVLHDIEEEEKEDTLSKHSEKLAVAFGMARLCKGRTIRIVKNLRVCKDCHSFMKSISKVYELDIVVRDRSRFHSFKEGSCSCRDYW, from the coding sequence ATGAACAGTGCAGCAGAAAATCTCTGCCTTTCTCTATTAAGCAACTGCAGAACTCTCCGAAACCTCAAGCAAATCCACGCCTTCGTTTACAAATCCGGCCTCGAAACCGACCCATTAATCTCCGCAAAAATCCTACTTATTTCCGCCGTTCAAATCTCCGACGCTATTGATTACGCTCGCCGTCTCTTCATCCACAACCCAAACCCAGATGTGTTCATGTACAACACCCTCATCCGAGGTGAATCCGAGTCAGACTCACCCAATAACTCCGTCAGCTCGTTCGCTCGCATGCTACGAGAATCATATTCCCCTCCGGATAGTTTCTCTTTCGCTTTTGCACTCAAAGCAGCGGCGAATTTGCGGTGTTTGAAAACTGGGTTTCAGCTGCATTGTCAAGCTATGGTTCGTGGACTCGATACCCATCTCTTCGTTGGGACTACATTGGTTAGTATGTATGGGGAATGTGGATTTGTTGTGTTTGCTCGgaaggtgtttgatgaaatgaaTGAACCAAATGTCGTGGCGTGGAATGCGATAATTACAGCATATTTTCGTGGGAATGATTTGAGTGGTGCAGATAGACTGTTTGGTTTAATTCCGTGCAGGGACTTGACTACTTGGAATGTGATGCTAGCGGGGCATACTAAAGCAGGGGATCTTGAGCGTGCGAAGGGGTTGTTCTTGCGGATGCCGAGTAGAGATGATGTTTCTTGGAGTACTATGATTGTTGGATTTGCTCGTAATGGATACTTTGATGAGGCGCTTCGGGTTTTCAGGGAGTTGGTTGGGAGTGGAAATAGGTCGAATGAAGTGAGCTTGACGGGTGTTTTATCTGCGTGTGCTCAAGCTGGGGCATTTGAGTTTGGGAAAATTTTGCATGCATTTATAGAGAAAATGGGGTTTGCTTGGATTAGTTCTGTGAACAATGCACTTTTGGATACTTATTCCAAGTGTGGAAATGTGTTGATGGCTCGTCTTGTCTTTGAGAGAATGCCTGGGAAGAAAAGCATTGTTTCCTGGACTTCTATGATTGCAGGGCTTGCAATGCAAGGATATGGTGAAGAGGCGATAAAACTTTTTCACAAGATGGAAGAATCTGGGACCAGACCTGACGAGATCACTTTTATTTCGATCCTTTATGCATGTAGTCATGCTGGTTTACTTGAAAGAGGTCATGAGATTTTTAGTAAAATGACAGGAATTTATAACATTGAACCAACGATTGAGCATTATGGTTGTATGGTTGATTTGTATGGCAGGGCTGGTCAGCTTCATAAGGCATATAATTTTGTGGTTCAAATGCCAGTACCACCCAATGCCATTATTTGGCGCACACTTCTTGGGGCTTGCAGCTTTTTTGGTGACATTGAATTGGCCGAGCAAGTAAAGAAAAGACTCTCTGAGTTGGATCCAGACAACTCTGGTGACCATGTTTTGTTGTCGAACATTTATGCAGTTGCAGGGAAATGGAAGGATGTTGATACGGTGAGGAGATTAATGGCTGAGAAGAATATGAAGAAAACTCCTGGTTGGAGCATGATTGAAGTAGACAAGGTCATGTACAGTTTTGTTGCAGGGGATAAACTAAATGACATTACTGAAGAGGCTTATAATAAGCTAAGTGAGATAACATTAAAACTTAAAGTAGAAGGTGGTTATGTTCCAGAGGTAGGCAGTGTTTTGCATGATATagaagaggaagaaaaggaaGATACACTGTCTAAGCACAGCGAGAAACTTGCTGTTGCTTTTGGAATGGCAAGGTTATGTAAGGGAAGAACCATACGAATTGTAAAGAATTTAAGAGTGTGCAAAGATTGTCATAGTTTTATGAAGTCGATATCTAAAGTCTACGAATTGGATATTGTGGTTAGGGATAGAAGTCGGTTTCATTCTTTCAAAGAAGGTTCTTGCTCTTGCAGAGATTATTGGTGA